TTGGATATATAGCAAAAATTATTAATGCATAAATTGGTATTTCAATAAAACTTTTTATAATAATTGGAATCATAATTAATAAATAATAATCCTCGTATTTCCAATTCCCATTTCTGAAACGATTATAGTAATTAATAAAGGCGAAAGGACCTCATAGTCAACGCGACATAATTAAAACAAAGGTAACAATTAATAAAATTGCAAATAATAAAGTAGTGTTTAATTTAGTTTTAAAATTTCTTGTTCTAGCATTCTTAACACCTAATAATATTGAGCCTATTAAAATAAATAAGAGGCCGCCACTACCGATCCCCAAGACAGTCTTAATTGGTCATAATCTTGTTATTCGTTTATCTGATTCATCTATTATAATATTTTGATAAAATGAAAAGATAGTAATAAATAAAATGATTGCCAGTGATATAAAAATAAAGCCAGATCATCAGGTATATTTATTATTCAAAAAAAACATTCGAGTAAATCATCCACTAATAAATGCGATTAATGGTGGAATAATTGCATATTCAATCATTCAAGTACCAATTCCATTAATGGATGCAGTTATTGTATTACATAAAATTCCAAGAAATGCCCCTCTTCATGGACCTAATGATAATCCAAATACAATAAAAATAGGATAAGTAACACTAATCCGAAATTTACCAATAAAAACGTATTGTTCAAGTAAAGTTCCCATAATAAATAACGCAAGCATTAAACCAAATAGTGCTACTTCGTAGATTGAAAATCGATATGATTTAGTCTTAAATTTTCTTATAATATTTTGAAATAATACGACCATCTTCATCCCCTTTCTACTATTAATATTTTTTACATAACAAATTTAAATTATATAATAAATATAATTAAAAAAATAAATTCAATCTATTGTAGTAAATTGAATTTATCTTAAATTATTTAAATTGCCAATTCGATTAAGGTTTTTACCATGGCAAACATTGGTTTTTCATCAATATCATTTGTGCCGGCAACATCTAAATGAATATACTCTAAATCTTTAGTAAATTCTTTCAAAAACATCGCAGCCGAACATGATCCAGCATTGCCTGAATAGTCAGTATTTTTTAAATCCGCAACAATTGAACCTTTCATGAATTGTTCATAGTCATCATCAAATGGCATTCTTCAAATTAATTCATGTTGCTTTTTAGCGGCAGCATCAATTTTTTCTCATGCCGAGTCAGATGTTGCCCAAACCCCAGTATAAGTTTCTCCCAATGCTGAAACCATTGCACCAGTTAATGTTGCTACATCAAGCAATTTAGTAGCATTAAGGTTATTAGCGGCATAGTATAAACCATCTGCCATAACTAAACGCCCCTCAGCGTCAGTGTTGTTAATTTCAACAGTTTTTCCACTCATTGAAGTTCAAACTGAATCAGGTAATGAAGCATCACCATTAACACGGTTATCAGTAATACACATTACGGCTGAAACATTAGTTTTAGGACCTAATTGTGCGATTGCTTTAAGTGCGCCAGCAACAATTGCAGAACCTGACATATCATATTTCATTCCTAACATATTACGTCCAGTTTTGATATTATATCCACCAGAGTCAAATGTGATTCCTTTACCAACATAAACAGTTTTTTCTTTACTTGAAGGATCACCGTTGTATTCAATTACGACCACTCTTGGTTCAAACATTGATCCGCGATTAACTGATAAAAGTAATCCCATACCCAATTTTTCAATTTCTTTTTTATTTAAAACTTTAATTGATAAGTTTTTATATTTTTTAAAATCATTAACAACAATTTCAGCTAGTTGTTCTGAATTTAGTTCATTTGGTGGAGTAACACCTAAGTTTCTTGCTCAATTTTGAGCATCAATTATAATAGCAGCTTTATTAAATGCTAAAAGCGCTGCATTGGTTGGTTGTTCAACAAATAAACTTATTTGATTATCATTAGGTTTTTTTGTAAATGTTTTTTTGTTATATAGCTTAGCGGCAGAAAAATTAATACCTTTTGTAAAAGCATCAATTATTGAAGTTAAATCCAGTTTGCCTTCAACAACAAATGAAGCCAAATCAATTTGATAACTTCTTGGAGTATCTAAACCTAACATCACTGCTAAATCATAAATTTTTTCATAATCAACATTTTCAGCGTCACCTAAATAAATATATGCGATTTTTTTTGAAATGAATTCAGTAATTTTATTTTCTTTTTCAACTAAATTTTCAATAATACTATTGCCCTTGTAAGCAGCTCTTAGTAAAAAGGCATCATTTCTTTTAGTTTCTAATTTTTTTATTAATTCCATACTATACTCCTATTTTTGACCTTCTGCTAATTCCACTAGAGTTGAGATTAAAACTCCCATTCCCATACCGTTACTATCAGCTGTTCCAGCAACATCACAATGAATAAAATCAACTTTATTAGTAAATTCTTTTAAAAACATTGCAGCAGTATTACAGTCTGATTTTTCAGCACTATTATAATTATTCAAATCTGCGACAAGCGATTTTTTATTTGGTTTATGAAAATCTTCATGTAATGGCATTCTTCATACTTTCTCATGAGCTTCATTTGCCGCTGAAAGAAATTGACTTCATCTTTTATCACATGTTGCATAAATTCCTGAAAAAGTTTTTCCCAGCGCTCTTAGCATAGTTCCAGTTAATGTTGCGACATCTACAAGAAGTGATGCACCTAATTTTTTAGCACCATAGTATAAACCATCAGCTAGCACTAATCTACCTTCAGCATCAGTATCAATAATTTCAACAGTTTTTCCACTCATTGATTTAACAACAGATTCTGGCATAGTTGGATGTGTGTCAATAGCATTATCTGTTAACATCATTACTGCTGCTACATTAGCTTTAATTTTAAGTTCAGCTGCTGCTTTAACTGCATAAGCACAAATTACTGATCCTGACATGTCAAATTTCATATTTTCCATGTGATATCCTTTGGTATTATATCCACCTGTATCAAAAGTAATTCCCTTACCAACATAAACAAATTTTTCTTTGCTTGATGGATTTCCGTTGTACTCAATTACGACCACTCTTGGTTGATGTGAACTACCGGCATTTACTGCAAGCATTAAGCCCATTCCTAATTTTTCAATTTCAGGTTTTCCTAATACTTTAATGCTAATTGAATCAACATTAGCAAAGTCTTTTTTGATAAACTGAGCAATGTATTGACTATTGGCAATATTTGGTGGTGTAATTTGTAGATCTCTCGCTTTATTTACAGCGGCAGCAATGACAGCTAAACGCTTAACAAATTTTGCGTGCGATTTATCTTCAAAATATAAAGAAATTTGTTCTTTTGCTTCTTTTTTCTTACTTGACTCTTTAGCAGAATAAAGTTCAGCTTCATTGAAAGAAATTCTCGATACAAAAGCTCGAAAAATTTCTTCAACACTCAAAAATCCTTCACGGTTAAATGATGCAATATCAATTTGATAATTTCTTCTTTTGGCCATTGAAATTGCGTCCACAACTTTTAAAAAGTCATAGTAATTTTTTACATCTTTTGAAATAAAAATATATGCAATATTTTCATCAAAATTTTCAGTAATATAATTTGCTTTTTTAGCAACGTAATCAGGCAATTTCATACCTTCATATGCTGCCTTTAGCAACATTGATTTATTACGTTTTGTTTCGTAATCTAAAATCATAAAATCCTTTCTTATGTATTCTATTTTTAGTTAATAAATAAACAATACATTAATTATAAACTTATAAATAATTTTAAAATATCAATTATCAAGATAATGCAAATGAAAAGTTTAATATTATATTAAACGCAGCCTAAAATCATTATATAATAATTTAATGAAACTTGAAATTCCCGAAAAAAATAAATTGTTGCCGTTTGTAAAATGAGCAGGCGGAAAAAAACAGTTACTAAATGAAATTAAAAAATATATGCCTGAAAAATTTAATAATTATTATGAACCATTTGTTGGTGGTGGCGCAGTTTTATTTAGCATCCAACCACATAAAGCTTATATAAATGATAATAATAAGGAATTAATTTACTTATATCAAGTAATTAGAAAAAAAGTTTACTAAATAAATTATTAGTTAAGGTGAAAGAACATCAAGAAAACCATAATTCAGATTATTATTATAAAGTTAGAAATATGGATAGAGATCCTAAATTTGATAATTTATCAATAGTCGAGCGAGCAGCAAGAATTTTGTATTTAAATAAAGCATGTTTTAATGGACTTTATCGAGTTAATTCAAGTGGTTATTTTAATGTTCCGGAAAACAAAAATCAAACTATTAGAATTATAGATTTAGACAATATTACAAATGTCCATAAATTTTTGAAAAAAAATAAAATTAGTATAACAAATAATGATTTTCAAAAAGCTGTTAGCAGAGTTAAAAAGGGAGATTTTGTGTATTTTGATCCACCATATGACTCATTTGAAAACCAAAAAAATTTTACTTCGTATTCACAAAATAATTTTGACCGACAAGAGCAAGAAAGATTATTTAAGACATATAAAAGGCTATCTAACAAAGGAGCTTATGTTATGCTAAGTAATCATAATACTAAATTCATAAGAGAATTATATAAAGATTTTAATATTTATGTTGTTAATGTAAAAAGATTAATAAGTTCAAATTCTAAAAATAGAGGAGAAGTAGAAGAGGTTATAATAACAAATTATTAAACCTAAAATATTATGAAAAGTGAAAAAAGAGATTTTAATAAGTGAATTTCAACATTTATGAACAATTTAACACCAATTTCAGAATTTTCTGATTTTAGAAAATCATTTGAAAACGTTAATAAATTTAAAGAAGAAATTTTAATTTTAAACAAACTAATTGGTGATAAAGATATTGAAAATTCTTTCAGAAAATTAATTAGTTATAACCCCAAAATTTTAAAAGTAATTCCTTTTCTTTTAGCAACAAGAATGAATCAAATTCAAAGCTATGAAAATAGTGAAAATATAGTATATGATTTTGATTCATTAACTAACAGTATTGATGAATATGTAAGATTTATGAAAATTTCCGGTTTATTTGATTTAATTCAAAATAAACTATTCAATAGCATATTTGACTATCTTTTAGGCGTCGAAGTTGGCCTTGACTCTAATGCTAGAAAAAATCGTAATGGAAAAATTGCAGAAGATTTT
The sequence above is a segment of the [Mycoplasma] phocae genome. Coding sequences within it:
- a CDS encoding ECF transporter S component; this translates as MVVLFQNIIRKFKTKSYRFSIYEVALFGLMLALFIMGTLLEQYVFIGKFRISVTYPIFIVFGLSLGPWRGAFLGILCNTITASINGIGTWMIEYAIIPPLIAFISGWFTRMFFLNNKYTWWSGFIFISLAIILFITIFSFYQNIIIDESDKRITRLWPIKTVLGIGSGGLLFILIGSILLGVKNARTRNFKTKLNTTLLFAILLIVTFVLIMSRWLWGPFAFINYYNRFRNGNWKYEDYYLLIMIPIIIKSFIEIPIYALIIFAIYPIIVMIRQKIHFHRNLNYLN
- a CDS encoding M17 family metallopeptidase, which codes for MELIKKLETKRNDAFLLRAAYKGNSIIENLVEKENKITEFISKKIAYIYLGDAENVDYEKIYDLAVMLGLDTPRSYQIDLASFVVEGKLDLTSIIDAFTKGINFSAAKLYNKKTFTKKPNDNQISLFVEQPTNAALLAFNKAAIIIDAQNWARNLGVTPPNELNSEQLAEIVVNDFKKYKNLSIKVLNKKEIEKLGMGLLLSVNRGSMFEPRVVVIEYNGDPSSKEKTVYVGKGITFDSGGYNIKTGRNMLGMKYDMSGSAIVAGALKAIAQLGPKTNVSAVMCITDNRVNGDASLPDSVWTSMSGKTVEINNTDAEGRLVMADGLYYAANNLNATKLLDVATLTGAMVSALGETYTGVWATSDSAWEKIDAAAKKQHELIWRMPFDDDYEQFMKGSIVADLKNTDYSGNAGSCSAAMFLKEFTKDLEYIHLDVAGTNDIDEKPMFAMVKTLIELAI
- a CDS encoding M17 family metallopeptidase; this translates as MILDYETKRNKSMLLKAAYEGMKLPDYVAKKANYITENFDENIAYIFISKDVKNYYDFLKVVDAISMAKRRNYQIDIASFNREGFLSVEEIFRAFVSRISFNEAELYSAKESSKKKEAKEQISLYFEDKSHAKFVKRLAVIAAAVNKARDLQITPPNIANSQYIAQFIKKDFANVDSISIKVLGKPEIEKLGMGLMLAVNAGSSHQPRVVVIEYNGNPSSKEKFVYVGKGITFDTGGYNTKGYHMENMKFDMSGSVICAYAVKAAAELKIKANVAAVMMLTDNAIDTHPTMPESVVKSMSGKTVEIIDTDAEGRLVLADGLYYGAKKLGASLLVDVATLTGTMLRALGKTFSGIYATCDKRWSQFLSAANEAHEKVWRMPLHEDFHKPNKKSLVADLNNYNSAEKSDCNTAAMFLKEFTNKVDFIHCDVAGTADSNGMGMGVLISTLVELAEGQK
- a CDS encoding DNA adenine methylase encodes the protein MKLEIPEKNKLLPFVKWAGGKKQLLNEIKKYMPEKFNNYYEPFVGGGAVLFSIQPHKAYINDNNKELIYLYQVIRKKVY
- a CDS encoding DNA adenine methylase is translated as MKEHQENHNSDYYYKVRNMDRDPKFDNLSIVERAARILYLNKACFNGLYRVNSSGYFNVPENKNQTIRIIDLDNITNVHKFLKKNKISITNNDFQKAVSRVKKGDFVYFDPPYDSFENQKNFTSYSQNNFDRQEQERLFKTYKRLSNKGAYVMLSNHNTKFIRELYKDFNIYVVNVKRLISSNSKNRGEVEEVIITNY